Proteins co-encoded in one Actinobacillus succinogenes 130Z genomic window:
- the ruvC gene encoding crossover junction endodeoxyribonuclease RuvC: protein MTIILGIDPGSRVTGYGVIRQTGRTLEYLGSGVIRTQADDLPTRLKRIYAGVTEIITQFQPDMFAIEEVFLAKNPNSALKLGQARGTAIVAAVNRDLPVFEYAARLVKQTVVGIGSADKSQVQDMVARILKLSDKPQADAADALAIAITHAHTIRHSLHVAASAKTTETQEKLTALMRTRYSRGRFRLKV, encoded by the coding sequence ATGACCATTATTTTAGGTATTGATCCCGGTTCCCGTGTTACGGGTTATGGGGTCATTCGTCAAACCGGACGGACGTTGGAATATCTTGGCAGCGGGGTGATTCGGACACAGGCAGATGACTTACCGACGCGTCTGAAGCGGATTTATGCCGGAGTGACGGAAATTATTACCCAATTTCAGCCGGACATGTTTGCCATTGAGGAAGTGTTTTTAGCGAAAAATCCGAACTCGGCGCTGAAACTCGGACAAGCTCGGGGAACGGCTATTGTGGCTGCGGTTAACCGGGATTTGCCGGTATTTGAATATGCGGCGCGACTGGTGAAGCAGACGGTGGTAGGAATTGGTTCGGCAGATAAATCCCAAGTGCAGGATATGGTGGCGCGGATTCTGAAATTATCGGATAAACCGCAGGCGGATGCGGCGGATGCGTTGGCAATTGCCATTACGCATGCTCATACAATCCGGCATAGCTTGCATGTGGCGGCGAGTGCCAAAACCACAGAAACGCAGGAAAAATTGACCGCACTTATGCGCACGCGTTATAGCCGGGGACGTTTTCGTTTAAAAGTTTAG
- a CDS encoding YebC/PmpR family DNA-binding transcriptional regulator, protein MAGHSKWANIKHRKAAQDAQRGKIFTKLIRELVTAAKIGGGDAGSNPRLRAAVDKALASNMTRDTINRAIDRGVGGGDDTNMETRVYEGYGPGGTAVMVECLSDNANRTISQVRPSFTKCGGNLGTEGSVGYLFNKKGLIIIDAGADEDALTEAAIEAGADDIQPQDDGSFEIYTAWEELGDVRDGIEKAGFKIAEAEVSMIPTTTVDLDAETAPKLLRLIDMLEDCDDVQNVYHNGEISDEVAALL, encoded by the coding sequence ATGGCAGGTCATAGTAAGTGGGCTAATATCAAACACCGTAAAGCGGCGCAAGATGCGCAACGCGGCAAAATCTTTACCAAATTAATTCGCGAATTAGTTACGGCTGCAAAAATCGGCGGCGGGGATGCGGGTTCAAATCCGCGTTTGCGTGCGGCGGTGGATAAAGCGCTTGCCAGTAATATGACGCGCGATACTATTAATCGCGCTATTGATCGTGGTGTGGGCGGCGGTGACGATACCAATATGGAAACCCGCGTATACGAAGGTTACGGTCCGGGCGGTACGGCGGTGATGGTGGAATGTTTAAGCGATAACGCCAACCGCACAATTTCTCAGGTTCGTCCGAGCTTTACCAAATGCGGCGGTAACTTGGGTACGGAAGGTTCCGTCGGTTATTTGTTTAACAAAAAAGGTTTAATTATTATTGATGCGGGTGCGGATGAAGACGCTTTAACGGAAGCGGCGATCGAAGCGGGTGCCGATGATATTCAACCGCAAGACGACGGTTCTTTTGAAATCTATACCGCATGGGAAGAATTGGGTGATGTCCGCGACGGCATTGAAAAAGCGGGCTTTAAAATCGCGGAAGCGGAAGTCAGCATGATTCCGACCACGACAGTGGATTTAGATGCGGAAACTGCTCCGAAATTGTTGCGTTTAATTGATATGCTGGAAGACTGTGACGATGTACAAAACGTCTATCATAACGGTGAAATCAGTGACGAAGTGGCGGCATTGCTGTAA
- the nudB gene encoding dihydroneopterin triphosphate diphosphatase — MIYKNPNSVLVVIYTKNTNRVLMLQRQDDPEFWQSVTGSLADRETPFLTALREVKEEIGVDIVAENLNLIDCNESVEFEIFPHFRYKYAPNVTHCKEHWFLLGLPDEREPQLTEHLAYQWRDPVKAAELTKSPNNAQAIRKYLIAKSA; from the coding sequence ATGATCTACAAAAATCCTAACAGCGTTTTAGTTGTTATTTATACTAAAAACACCAATCGCGTGTTAATGCTGCAACGCCAAGACGATCCTGAATTTTGGCAATCGGTGACGGGATCTTTGGCGGACAGAGAAACACCGTTTTTGACCGCACTTCGTGAAGTGAAAGAAGAAATTGGCGTAGACATTGTGGCGGAAAATCTTAACTTGATTGATTGTAATGAATCCGTAGAGTTTGAAATTTTCCCGCATTTTCGGTATAAATACGCACCGAATGTAACGCATTGCAAGGAACATTGGTTTTTATTGGGATTGCCTGATGAACGCGAGCCCCAGTTAACCGAGCATTTAGCCTACCAATGGCGGGATCCTGTAAAAGCGGCAGAACTGACTAAATCGCCCAATAATGCACAGGCGATTAGGAAATATTTAATTGCGAAAAGTGCGTAA
- the aspS gene encoding aspartate--tRNA ligase, which yields MMRSHYCGALNRGNIGQEVTLSGWVHRRRDLGGLIFIDMRDREGIVQVCFDPKYQEALTAAADLRNEFCIQIKGEVTARPGNQINKNMATGEVEVLAKALSVYNASDVLPLDFNQNNTEEQRLKYRYLDLRRPEMAQRLKTRAKITSFVRRFMDDHGFLDIETPMLTKATPEGARDYLVPSRVHKGKFYALPQSPQLFKQLLMMSGFDRYYQIVKCFRDEDLRADRQPEFTQIDVETSFLTAPEVRAIMENMIRGLWLNILGADLGKFPIMTWNEAMTRFGSDKPDLRNPLEIADVADIVKDVDFKVFADPANDANGRVSVIRVPNGASITRKQIDEYTQFVGIYGAKGLAWLKVNDVNAGLEGVQSPIAKFLSEEKIKAIFDRTSAQTGDILFFGADKWQIATDAMGALRLKLGRDLGLTRLDEWQPLWVIDFPMFECDEEGNLAAMHHPFTSPKDFSPEQLEADPTAAVANAYDMVINGYEVGGGSVRIFDPKMQQTVFRILGIDEQQQREKFGFLLDALKFGTPPHAGLAFGLDRLTMLLTGTDNIRDVIAFPKTTAAACLMTEAPSFANQQALEELAITVVTKEE from the coding sequence ATGATGCGTTCTCATTATTGCGGTGCGTTAAACCGCGGCAACATCGGACAAGAAGTGACATTGAGCGGCTGGGTTCATCGCCGTCGTGATTTAGGCGGGTTGATTTTTATTGATATGCGAGACCGTGAAGGCATCGTACAAGTATGTTTTGACCCGAAATATCAAGAAGCTTTAACCGCCGCAGCCGATTTGCGCAATGAGTTCTGCATCCAAATTAAAGGTGAAGTTACCGCCCGTCCCGGCAATCAAATCAATAAAAATATGGCGACAGGCGAAGTGGAAGTGTTGGCAAAAGCCCTGTCCGTTTATAACGCTTCCGACGTGCTGCCGTTAGACTTCAACCAAAATAATACGGAAGAACAACGGTTAAAATACCGTTATTTGGACTTGCGTCGTCCGGAAATGGCGCAACGTTTGAAAACCCGCGCAAAAATTACTAGCTTCGTACGTCGTTTTATGGATGACCACGGATTTTTGGATATTGAAACGCCGATGTTGACCAAAGCCACGCCTGAAGGTGCGCGTGACTATTTAGTACCTAGCCGTGTGCACAAAGGCAAATTCTATGCCCTGCCTCAATCTCCGCAATTATTCAAACAGTTGCTGATGATGTCCGGCTTTGATCGCTATTATCAAATCGTAAAATGTTTCCGCGACGAAGATTTACGTGCGGATCGTCAACCGGAATTCACCCAAATCGATGTGGAAACCAGTTTTTTAACTGCGCCTGAAGTGCGTGCAATTATGGAAAACATGATTCGCGGTTTATGGTTGAATATTCTCGGCGCAGATCTCGGTAAATTCCCGATTATGACTTGGAACGAAGCCATGACGCGTTTCGGTTCCGATAAACCGGATTTACGTAATCCGTTAGAAATAGCGGATGTGGCAGACATTGTTAAAGACGTGGATTTTAAGGTTTTTGCCGATCCGGCTAACGACGCAAACGGTCGTGTGTCGGTAATCCGCGTGCCGAACGGCGCAAGCATTACCCGCAAACAAATCGACGAATATACCCAATTTGTCGGTATTTACGGCGCGAAAGGATTGGCATGGTTAAAAGTGAACGATGTGAACGCCGGTCTGGAAGGCGTGCAAAGCCCGATTGCCAAATTCTTAAGCGAAGAAAAAATCAAAGCGATTTTCGACCGCACTTCGGCACAAACCGGCGATATTTTATTCTTCGGTGCGGATAAATGGCAAATCGCCACGGATGCCATGGGCGCATTGCGTTTAAAACTCGGTCGAGATTTAGGTTTAACCCGTTTAGACGAATGGCAACCGCTTTGGGTGATCGATTTCCCAATGTTTGAATGCGATGAAGAGGGCAATCTTGCCGCCATGCACCATCCGTTCACCTCACCAAAAGATTTCAGCCCGGAACAATTAGAAGCCGATCCAACGGCGGCGGTGGCAAACGCTTACGATATGGTGATTAACGGCTACGAAGTGGGCGGTGGCTCAGTGCGTATCTTCGATCCGAAAATGCAACAAACCGTGTTCCGCATTTTAGGCATTGACGAACAACAACAACGGGAAAAATTCGGCTTCTTATTAGATGCCTTAAAATTCGGCACGCCACCGCATGCGGGTTTGGCTTTCGGCTTAGACCGCTTAACCATGTTATTAACAGGTACGGACAACATCCGTGATGTTATCGCCTTCCCGAAAACCACCGCAGCAGCGTGCTTAATGACTGAAGCTCCGAGCTTTGCTAATCAGCAGGCGTTGGAAGAGTTGGCGATTACGGTGGTGACGAAGGAAGAGTGA
- the cmoA gene encoding carboxy-S-adenosyl-L-methionine synthase CmoA: MSKDTIFSAPIEKLGDFTFDENVAEVFPDMIQRSVPGYSNIITAIGMLAERFVTPDSQVYDLGCSRGAATLSARRNIRQPNVTIIGVDNSQPMVERARQHLNAYHSDIPVEILCDDIRNISIENASMVILNFTLQFLPPEDRQSLLEKIYRGLNPGGLLVLSEKFRFKDDTTNNLLIELHHAFKRANGYSELEVSQKRAALENVMRIDSSNTHKVRLKNVGFSHVELWFQCFNFGSVIAIK; the protein is encoded by the coding sequence ATGAGCAAAGATACGATTTTTTCCGCCCCGATTGAAAAATTGGGCGATTTTACTTTTGATGAAAATGTCGCGGAAGTCTTCCCCGATATGATTCAACGTTCCGTACCGGGATATTCCAACATCATCACCGCCATCGGTATGCTGGCGGAACGTTTCGTCACGCCGGACAGCCAAGTTTACGATCTGGGCTGTTCGCGCGGGGCCGCCACGCTTTCCGCACGCCGTAACATTCGCCAGCCGAATGTCACAATCATCGGTGTGGATAATTCGCAACCCATGGTGGAACGCGCCCGCCAGCACCTCAATGCTTATCACAGCGACATTCCGGTAGAAATTTTATGTGACGACATACGCAATATCAGCATTGAAAATGCGTCTATGGTGATTTTAAACTTCACCCTGCAATTCCTGCCGCCGGAAGATCGTCAATCGTTGCTGGAAAAAATTTATCGCGGACTCAATCCCGGCGGCTTATTGGTTTTGTCGGAAAAATTCCGTTTCAAAGACGACACCACAAACAACCTGCTCATTGAGTTACATCATGCCTTCAAACGTGCCAACGGTTACAGCGAACTGGAAGTCAGCCAGAAACGCGCGGCATTGGAAAACGTCATGCGTATCGACAGCAGCAACACGCACAAAGTGCGGTTAAAAAACGTGGGATTTTCTCATGTAGAATTATGGTTTCAGTGCTTTAACTTCGGTTCGGTGATCGCCATTAAATAG
- a CDS encoding arginine ABC transporter substrate-binding protein, with amino-acid sequence MKKTLVAALFLSAAFGVQAQDIRFAMEPSYPPFEMTNEKGEIIGFDVDIANAICKEIQANCSFQSQPFDSLIQGLKQKRFDAAISGMGITEARKKQVLFSEPYFSSSAAFIAKKGTDFANLKNIGVQNGTTYQNYISKEKPGYQVKSYASYQEAILDIQNGRIDAIFGDIPVLVDMIDKTPGLEFVGEKINNPTYFGNGLGIATNLKNQALVDELNKGLSTIKTNGEYQKIYDKWMTAK; translated from the coding sequence ATGAAAAAAACACTAGTCGCCGCGTTATTTCTCAGCGCAGCCTTCGGCGTACAAGCACAAGACATTCGTTTTGCCATGGAACCCAGTTATCCGCCCTTTGAAATGACCAACGAAAAAGGTGAAATTATCGGTTTCGATGTGGACATCGCAAACGCTATTTGTAAAGAAATTCAAGCGAATTGCTCGTTCCAAAGCCAACCCTTCGACAGCTTAATTCAAGGCTTAAAACAAAAACGCTTTGACGCCGCCATTTCCGGCATGGGCATTACCGAAGCGCGTAAAAAACAAGTGTTATTCAGCGAACCGTATTTCTCAAGTTCCGCCGCCTTCATCGCGAAAAAAGGTACGGATTTTGCCAACCTGAAAAACATCGGCGTGCAAAACGGCACCACTTACCAAAATTATATCAGCAAAGAAAAACCCGGCTACCAAGTAAAATCTTACGCGTCTTACCAAGAAGCGATTTTGGACATTCAAAACGGGCGTATCGACGCCATCTTCGGCGACATCCCCGTATTAGTCGATATGATTGATAAAACGCCGGGACTGGAATTCGTAGGTGAAAAAATCAATAATCCGACTTATTTCGGTAATGGCTTAGGCATTGCCACCAACCTGAAAAATCAAGCGTTAGTTGACGAATTAAATAAAGGATTAAGCACGATTAAGACTAATGGCGAATATCAAAAAATCTATGATAAATGGATGACGGCAAAATAA
- the gloA gene encoding lactoylglutathione lyase: protein MRILHTMLRVGDLDRSVKFYQDVLGMRLLRTSENPEYKYSLAFLGYDDEDKSAVIELTYNWGVTEYEPGTAFGHIAIGVDDIYATCEAVKAHGGKVTREPGPVKGGTTVIAFVEDPDGYKIEFIENKDAKSALGN, encoded by the coding sequence ATGCGAATTTTACATACAATGCTCCGCGTGGGCGATTTAGACCGTTCGGTTAAATTTTATCAAGACGTTTTAGGTATGCGTTTACTGCGTACCAGCGAAAACCCGGAATATAAATATTCATTAGCCTTTTTAGGTTATGACGACGAAGATAAAAGCGCTGTCATCGAATTGACTTACAACTGGGGCGTTACCGAATACGAGCCGGGGACGGCTTTCGGTCACATTGCCATCGGTGTAGACGATATTTATGCTACGTGTGAAGCGGTAAAAGCGCACGGCGGCAAAGTTACCCGCGAACCCGGTCCGGTGAAAGGCGGCACCACAGTGATTGCGTTTGTGGAAGATCCGGACGGCTACAAAATCGAATTTATCGAAAATAAAGACGCTAAATCGGCATTAGGAAACTAA
- the rnt gene encoding ribonuclease T encodes MTQQLLTESQTETPSDYHLLKNRFRGYYPVVIDVETAGLNCQTDGLLELAAVTLKMNDRGDLLPDQTYHCHIRPFEGAGINPESMKINGIDLESPIRNAIAVSESEAITGLFQMVRRGQKNAGCQRSIIVAHNAAFDHGFVMAAAERTKIKRNPFHPFGSFDTATLSGLMFGQTVLIKACQSASIPFDSNQAHSALYDTERTAELFCYMVNHLKALGGFPHLVQNV; translated from the coding sequence TTGACACAACAACTTTTGACGGAATCGCAAACGGAAACCCCGTCCGATTACCATTTGCTGAAAAATCGCTTTCGCGGTTATTATCCTGTTGTGATCGATGTGGAAACCGCCGGTTTAAACTGCCAAACCGACGGTTTGCTCGAACTTGCCGCCGTCACGCTGAAAATGAATGACAGAGGTGATTTGCTGCCCGATCAAACCTACCACTGCCATATTCGTCCCTTTGAAGGTGCGGGTATTAATCCGGAATCCATGAAAATTAACGGTATCGATTTAGAAAGTCCGATTCGCAATGCCATTGCCGTATCGGAATCGGAGGCCATTACCGGTTTATTTCAAATGGTTCGCCGCGGGCAAAAAAACGCCGGATGCCAACGTTCCATTATTGTGGCGCATAACGCCGCGTTTGATCACGGTTTTGTAATGGCTGCGGCGGAACGGACTAAAATCAAACGTAATCCGTTCCACCCATTCGGTAGTTTCGATACCGCTACGCTGAGCGGATTAATGTTCGGACAGACGGTACTGATAAAAGCCTGTCAGTCGGCCAGCATTCCTTTTGATAGCAACCAAGCGCATTCGGCATTGTATGATACCGAACGCACGGCAGAATTATTTTGTTATATGGTCAATCATTTAAAAGCATTAGGCGGTTTTCCCCATCTTGTGCAAAATGTTTGA
- a CDS encoding Na+/H+ antiporter family protein, with translation MLTNAVVISIIVLLILSLMRINVVIALIISALTAGLTGGLGITKTIETFTGGLGGGAEVAMNYAILGAFAIAISRSGITDLLAFKVIKRLGKTPTGNSVAGFKYFTLAVLLAFAISSQNLLPVHIAFIPIVVPPLLSIFNRLKIDRRAVACVLTFGLTATYMYLPVGFGKIFIESILVKNINEAGATLGLHTNVSEVSMAMSIPVIGMFLGLLTAIFITYRKPRTYQVHIEEPTTAEIEQHIAKIKPFHVGVSLTAIFVTFSLQLFTSSTIIGGLAGLVIFGVCGVFRLKESNDIFQQGLRLMAMIGFVMIAASGFANVINETGGVTQLVNTFSQGLGTGNKGVAAFLMLLVGLFITMGIGSSFSTVPIITSIYVPLCLALGFSPLATVSIVGVSAALGDAGSPASDSTLGPTSGLNIDGKHDHIWDSVVPTFLHYNIPLIIFGWIAAMTL, from the coding sequence ATGTTAACCAATGCTGTTGTTATCTCAATTATCGTACTGCTTATATTAAGCTTGATGCGAATCAATGTCGTTATCGCACTTATTATCTCGGCGTTAACCGCAGGATTAACCGGCGGCTTAGGCATAACCAAAACCATTGAAACCTTCACCGGCGGATTGGGCGGCGGTGCCGAAGTAGCTATGAACTATGCGATCCTCGGTGCGTTTGCTATCGCAATTTCCAGATCCGGTATTACGGATTTACTGGCGTTCAAAGTAATTAAACGCTTAGGTAAAACACCTACCGGGAATTCTGTCGCCGGTTTTAAATATTTCACTTTAGCGGTATTGCTGGCGTTCGCCATTTCCTCGCAAAACCTGTTACCGGTGCACATCGCCTTTATCCCTATCGTTGTACCGCCGTTATTAAGTATTTTCAATCGGTTAAAAATCGACCGCCGAGCCGTCGCCTGTGTGCTGACGTTCGGATTAACCGCCACTTATATGTATTTGCCGGTGGGTTTCGGTAAAATTTTTATTGAAAGCATCCTGGTAAAAAACATCAATGAAGCCGGCGCCACATTAGGTCTGCACACTAACGTGAGTGAAGTGTCCATGGCAATGTCCATTCCTGTGATCGGTATGTTTTTAGGTTTATTAACGGCAATTTTTATTACTTACCGAAAACCGCGCACATACCAAGTACATATCGAAGAACCGACTACGGCGGAAATCGAACAACATATCGCAAAAATCAAACCTTTCCATGTGGGAGTGAGTTTAACGGCAATCTTCGTCACCTTCAGTTTGCAGTTATTCACCAGTTCGACCATTATCGGCGGGTTGGCGGGTTTGGTGATTTTCGGCGTATGCGGTGTTTTCCGTTTGAAAGAAAGTAACGATATCTTCCAACAGGGATTACGCTTAATGGCGATGATCGGCTTCGTGATGATCGCCGCTTCCGGTTTCGCCAATGTAATTAACGAAACCGGCGGCGTCACGCAATTAGTCAATACCTTTAGCCAAGGCTTAGGTACCGGCAACAAAGGCGTTGCCGCATTCCTGATGTTATTGGTAGGTTTATTTATTACCATGGGTATCGGTTCCTCTTTCTCTACCGTGCCGATTATCACTTCCATTTACGTACCCTTATGCCTTGCTCTCGGCTTTTCACCGCTTGCTACGGTTTCTATCGTCGGTGTGTCGGCTGCTTTGGGTGATGCGGGTTCACCGGCTTCGGATTCCACATTGGGTCCGACCTCCGGTTTGAATATTGACGGCAAACACGATCACATATGGGACAGCGTAGTGCCCACCTTCCTGCACTACAATATTCCGTTAATTATATTTGGCTGGATCGCTGCCATGACCTTATAA
- a CDS encoding primosomal replication protein, which produces MQNQTALLNRLQRLITQLQKQYEPVKRQILHTKFDPAIFSENFQPLEFYLNEIRHCIEQISQLSPEEVAQTAFFSEKLSAQYTALTDALQFIEKPKAKSAVNFKPVLSLREKRRQQLEQLPPRARLIKYYEALQALNEKLNGQKDLQKQCLSEKEKMRIQQQIDITRQRRQRCLDAIEVLEEYLAFKENQEKE; this is translated from the coding sequence ATGCAAAATCAGACCGCACTTTTAAACCGTTTGCAACGGCTGATTACACAGCTACAGAAGCAATACGAACCCGTGAAACGTCAAATTTTACATACAAAATTTGACCCCGCGATATTTTCCGAAAATTTTCAACCGTTGGAATTTTATTTGAATGAAATCCGCCATTGTATCGAGCAAATATCGCAATTATCCCCCGAAGAAGTGGCGCAAACAGCATTTTTCAGCGAAAAATTATCGGCGCAATATACTGCGTTGACGGACGCGCTACAGTTTATAGAAAAACCTAAGGCAAAAAGTGCGGTCAATTTTAAACCGGTTTTAAGCCTGCGGGAAAAACGCCGTCAGCAGTTAGAACAGTTACCACCGCGCGCACGATTAATCAAATATTACGAAGCCTTGCAGGCACTGAACGAAAAACTGAACGGGCAGAAGGACTTACAAAAGCAATGCCTGTCAGAAAAAGAAAAAATGCGGATTCAGCAACAAATCGACATAACCCGTCAACGTCGCCAACGTTGTCTGGACGCCATTGAAGTACTAGAGGAATATCTGGCGTTTAAGGAAAATCAGGAAAAAGAATAA
- the rpsO gene encoding 30S ribosomal protein S15, giving the protein MSLSVEQKAAIVAEFGRDAKDTGSSEVQIALLTAQINHLQSHFAEHKKDHHGRRGLLRMVSRRRKLLDYLKRTDLAKYSEIIARLGLRR; this is encoded by the coding sequence ATGTCTCTAAGCGTAGAACAAAAAGCTGCAATCGTTGCAGAATTCGGTCGTGATGCAAAAGACACTGGTTCATCAGAAGTTCAAATCGCATTATTAACCGCTCAAATCAACCATCTTCAAAGTCACTTTGCCGAGCACAAAAAAGATCACCACGGTCGTCGCGGCTTATTACGTATGGTTTCCCGTCGTCGTAAATTATTAGATTACTTAAAACGTACCGATCTGGCAAAATATTCTGAAATTATTGCGCGTTTAGGTTTACGTCGCTAA
- the frdA gene encoding fumarate reductase (quinol) flavoprotein subunit, whose product MQTVNVDIAIVGAGGGGLRAAIAAAEANPNLKIALVSKVYPMRSHTVAAEGGAAAVIKEEDSYDKHFQDTVAGGDWLCEQDVVEYFVKHSPVEMTQLERWGCPWSRKADGDVNVRRFGGMKIERTWFAADKTGFHMLHTLFQTSIQYPQIQRFDEHFVLDILVDDGHARGMVAMNMMEGTLVQINANAVVIATGGGCRSFKFNTNGGIVTGDGLSMAYRHGVPLRDMEFVQYHPTGLPNTGILMTEGCRGEGGILVNKDGYRYLQDYGLGPETPIGKPQNKYMELGPRDKVSQAFWQEWKKGNTLKTAKGVDVVHLDLRHLGADYLHERLPFICELANAYEGVDPVKEPIPVRPVVHYTMGGIEIDFNSETRIKGLFAVGECASSGLHGANRLGSNSLAELVVLGRVAGEHAAQRATEAQSVNQAAVDAQARDVVKRLEDLYNQEGTENWADIREEMGTAMEEGCGIYRDEASMQTAVNKIAELKERYKRIRIQDRSSVFNTNVLYTVELGYILDVAQSIANSALQRKESRGAHQRLDYTERDDVNYLKHTLAFYNGNDAPRIDYSDVKITTFQPAKRVYGAEAEAQEKAAKAPNA is encoded by the coding sequence GTGCAAACAGTCAATGTCGATATTGCGATTGTGGGTGCCGGCGGCGGCGGTTTACGTGCGGCGATTGCAGCAGCAGAAGCGAACCCTAACCTAAAAATTGCATTAGTTTCAAAAGTTTATCCGATGCGTAGCCATACCGTGGCGGCCGAAGGCGGTGCAGCGGCGGTTATCAAAGAAGAAGATAGTTATGACAAACACTTCCAAGACACCGTTGCGGGCGGTGACTGGTTGTGCGAACAAGACGTTGTAGAATATTTCGTTAAACATTCACCGGTGGAAATGACGCAACTCGAACGCTGGGGTTGTCCTTGGTCGCGTAAAGCAGACGGTGATGTAAACGTACGCCGTTTCGGCGGAATGAAAATCGAACGTACTTGGTTCGCTGCCGATAAAACCGGCTTCCATATGCTTCATACGTTATTCCAAACCTCTATTCAATATCCGCAAATTCAACGTTTCGACGAACACTTTGTGTTAGATATTTTAGTGGACGACGGCCATGCCCGCGGGATGGTTGCCATGAATATGATGGAAGGCACATTGGTGCAAATTAACGCTAACGCCGTTGTTATCGCAACCGGCGGCGGTTGTCGTTCATTTAAATTCAACACCAACGGCGGTATCGTAACCGGTGACGGTTTATCTATGGCGTATCGTCACGGCGTACCGCTTCGCGACATGGAATTCGTTCAATACCACCCGACCGGCTTGCCGAATACCGGTATCTTAATGACCGAAGGTTGTCGTGGTGAAGGCGGTATCTTAGTCAATAAAGACGGTTATCGTTATTTACAGGATTACGGTTTAGGACCTGAAACGCCAATCGGCAAACCGCAAAACAAATACATGGAATTGGGGCCTCGCGATAAAGTTTCCCAAGCATTCTGGCAGGAATGGAAAAAAGGCAATACACTGAAAACCGCAAAAGGCGTGGATGTGGTGCATCTAGATTTACGTCACTTGGGTGCCGATTACTTACACGAACGTCTTCCGTTCATTTGTGAATTAGCTAACGCTTATGAAGGTGTGGATCCGGTTAAAGAACCTATTCCGGTTCGCCCTGTGGTGCACTATACCATGGGCGGTATTGAAATCGACTTCAATAGCGAAACCCGCATCAAAGGTTTATTTGCAGTAGGCGAATGTGCGTCTTCGGGTTTACACGGCGCAAACCGTTTAGGTTCCAACTCTTTAGCGGAATTAGTGGTATTAGGCCGCGTTGCCGGCGAACATGCCGCACAACGTGCAACGGAAGCTCAATCCGTTAACCAAGCGGCGGTGGACGCTCAAGCACGTGACGTAGTGAAACGTCTGGAAGATCTTTACAATCAGGAAGGTACTGAAAACTGGGCGGATATCCGCGAAGAAATGGGTACCGCGATGGAAGAAGGTTGCGGTATTTATCGTGACGAAGCCAGTATGCAAACTGCAGTCAATAAAATTGCCGAATTAAAAGAACGTTATAAACGCATCCGCATTCAAGACCGTTCAAGCGTGTTCAACACCAATGTCCTTTACACTGTGGAATTAGGTTACATCTTAGATGTTGCTCAATCTATCGCTAATTCCGCATTACAACGTAAAGAATCCCGTGGTGCGCACCAACGTTTAGATTACACAGAACGTGATGATGTGAATTATTTAAAACATACGCTTGCTTTCTACAACGGCAACGATGCACCTCGTATCGATTACAGCGATGTGAAAATTACCACATTCCAACCAGCTAAACGCGTATACGGTGCGGAAGCCGAAGCTCAAGAGAAAGCGGCTAAAGCCCCTAACGCATAA